Proteins from a single region of Gemmatimonadaceae bacterium:
- a CDS encoding EAL domain-containing protein, with protein sequence MTEESLLAKLSDAVLLVGRDGVIAKASKGVEKVLGHGMPELRGRRVASLLHEDCVAEATQALLRVAEGAELHIPQRWQVRGADGAFVHVECTATRLADAPPERSVVLAIRIAPAVDDAAPVNGLRDPLTGLASRALFRDRVQHALARAHRQQLPLAVLILEFDDFRAGAHRAQVGQIERIIAAAANRLTTCLRSSDSAARFEGARFGILLEDMADESNFVQVAERIGQSFAVPLTIDGLGFVGNANLGIASATPDDSPDDLLRHADVALRAARRRGRGACELFDARVHEPALAHTRLEDDLRRAIDASEFSLVYQPIVILRSRRIAGVEALVRWNHRTRGLVPAAAFIPVAEETGLILPLGKWVLREACRQARVWQDSIGPDRSLTVTVNITPKQLLHASFVDDVAEAISASGIEPHRLVLEISEGGLARNKVEALQRLRHVRTLGVRIAIDDYGSRGASLGDPSDIPVDILKIDRSYVSQVTRRPEEHAATRAIVALGKLKRLRTVAEGIEREEQLTELLRFKCEYGQGALFSEPVSAAGFLELLRRD encoded by the coding sequence ATGACCGAAGAATCGCTTCTCGCCAAATTGTCCGACGCTGTTCTGCTCGTGGGACGAGACGGGGTCATCGCGAAGGCCAGCAAGGGGGTGGAGAAAGTACTTGGGCACGGCATGCCCGAGCTGCGTGGTCGGCGCGTGGCCAGCTTGCTGCACGAGGATTGTGTCGCTGAAGCGACTCAGGCTCTGCTGCGCGTCGCCGAGGGGGCCGAGCTGCACATCCCGCAGCGGTGGCAGGTCCGCGGCGCGGACGGGGCGTTCGTTCACGTGGAGTGCACCGCCACGCGACTCGCCGATGCGCCCCCCGAGCGGAGCGTGGTGCTCGCCATCCGCATTGCGCCGGCCGTTGACGACGCCGCGCCGGTCAACGGGCTTCGCGATCCGCTCACGGGGCTCGCCTCGCGCGCTCTCTTTCGCGACCGGGTGCAGCACGCCCTGGCCCGCGCGCATCGCCAGCAGCTTCCGCTCGCGGTGCTCATCCTCGAGTTCGACGACTTCCGCGCCGGAGCACACCGCGCACAGGTCGGACAGATCGAGCGCATCATCGCCGCCGCGGCCAATCGGCTGACGACGTGCCTGCGCTCCTCCGACTCCGCGGCGCGCTTCGAAGGCGCGCGATTCGGGATCCTGCTCGAGGACATGGCCGACGAGAGCAACTTCGTCCAGGTGGCCGAGCGCATCGGTCAGTCCTTCGCCGTGCCGCTCACCATCGACGGCCTCGGGTTCGTCGGCAACGCGAACCTTGGCATCGCGAGCGCCACGCCTGACGACAGCCCCGACGACCTGCTGCGCCATGCCGACGTGGCTCTGCGCGCCGCCAGGCGGCGTGGGCGCGGCGCCTGTGAGTTGTTCGACGCGCGTGTGCACGAACCCGCGCTGGCCCACACGCGCCTCGAAGACGACCTGCGACGGGCCATCGATGCCAGCGAGTTTTCGCTGGTCTATCAGCCCATCGTCATCCTGCGCAGCCGCCGCATCGCCGGCGTGGAGGCGCTCGTGCGCTGGAACCACCGCACGCGCGGGCTCGTGCCTGCGGCCGCGTTCATTCCGGTCGCCGAGGAGACGGGCCTGATCCTGCCCCTCGGCAAGTGGGTGCTGCGCGAGGCCTGTCGTCAGGCGCGCGTGTGGCAGGACTCGATCGGCCCCGATCGCTCGCTCACCGTGACGGTGAACATCACGCCAAAGCAGCTGCTGCACGCCAGCTTCGTCGACGACGTGGCCGAGGCGATCTCAGCGAGCGGCATCGAGCCGCATCGCCTGGTGCTCGAGATCTCCGAAGGTGGCCTCGCCCGCAACAAGGTCGAGGCGCTGCAGCGCCTGCGGCACGTGCGTACCCTCGGCGTCCGCATCGCGATCGACGACTACGGCTCGCGCGGCGCCTCGCTCGGCGATCCCTCTGACATTCCGGTCGACATCCTCAAGATCGACCGCAGCTACGTGAGCCAGGTGACCCGACGGCCCGAGGAGCACGCCGCCACGCGCGCCATCGTGGCGTTAGGCAAGCTCAAGCGCCTGCGCACCGTGGCCGAGGGCATCGAGCGCGAGGAGCAGCTCACCGAACTGCTCCGGTTCAAGTGCGAATACGGCCAGGGGGCCTTGTTCTCCGAGCCGGTCAGCGCCGCCGGGTTCCTGGAACTGCTGCGCCGGGACTGA
- a CDS encoding VWA domain-containing protein has product MSFESPWILLALLLVPLWLWRRRHGGRAAIVFSRTSVLAKGPRAGRWIARALVTFRTLALAGLVVALARPRMAGRSAQSNSEGINIVIAFDISSSMLAEDFQPQNRLEVARDKVKQFVQLRTSDRIGVVAFSGEALTQVPLTTDYPVVLAALENLQPGQLEDGTAIGTAIATAANRLRNAPGRSRVMVLLTDGVNNRGTIDPRTAAQAAAAFGIRIYAIGVGTEGMAPVPVGRGVFGLRYENRPVEIDDALLTEIAEQSGGRYFRARDAAALDRITTEIDQLERTPVRTRVYTRYVELYRWPLGIALAVLLLELGLAAWRGPLP; this is encoded by the coding sequence CTGTCGTTTGAGAGTCCCTGGATCCTCCTTGCGCTCCTGCTGGTCCCGCTGTGGCTCTGGCGGCGTCGGCACGGTGGGCGAGCGGCCATCGTGTTTTCGCGCACCAGCGTGCTGGCCAAAGGGCCAAGAGCCGGTCGCTGGATTGCCCGTGCCCTGGTGACGTTTCGTACGTTGGCCCTCGCCGGCCTTGTGGTGGCGCTGGCGCGTCCGCGCATGGCGGGCCGTTCGGCGCAATCGAACAGCGAGGGCATCAACATCGTCATTGCCTTCGACATCTCGAGCTCGATGCTCGCCGAGGACTTCCAGCCGCAGAACCGCCTCGAGGTGGCCCGCGACAAGGTCAAGCAGTTCGTTCAGCTGCGAACGTCGGATCGCATCGGCGTGGTCGCGTTCAGCGGCGAGGCGCTCACGCAGGTGCCCCTCACGACCGACTATCCCGTGGTGCTCGCCGCGCTGGAGAACCTGCAGCCAGGGCAGCTGGAGGATGGGACGGCGATCGGGACCGCGATCGCCACGGCCGCGAACCGCTTGCGCAACGCGCCGGGACGCTCGCGCGTGATGGTCCTGCTCACCGACGGCGTGAACAATCGCGGCACGATCGACCCGCGCACGGCCGCCCAGGCCGCCGCCGCGTTCGGCATCAGGATCTACGCGATCGGGGTGGGTACCGAAGGGATGGCACCCGTGCCGGTGGGCCGAGGCGTGTTCGGGTTGCGCTACGAGAACAGACCTGTCGAGATCGACGATGCGCTGCTGACGGAGATCGCCGAGCAGAGCGGCGGGCGCTACTTCCGCGCGCGGGATGCGGCGGCGCTCGACCGGATCACTACCGAGATCGACCAGCTGGAGCGCACACCGGTGCGCACGCGGGTCTACACGCGGTATGTAGAACTCTACCGCTGGCCGCTTGGCATCGCGCTCGCGGTGCTGCTCCTCGAACTGGGCCTCGCGGCCTGGCGGGGCCCGCTGCCCTGA
- a CDS encoding magnesium transporter CorA family protein: MANVVTTDPPVPPHPSSTTGGDARLPRSFYFADGQLQRDLSIRDLAAAYRNPHGTLWVHIDIGSRQQVALLEKVFGFHPLPIEDVLNPLSRPKVDPYDTFLFVTLRAVRFHDATDDPYDLETTNLYFFIGANFLVTAQAGPSPPVDQVAELSLRTADLVARGPARLAHQIMDVAVDAFFPILERVDEFLDSLEERVFASFDEDALRDIFAVKRMVLSLRRYLAPQREIFNVLSNRPSTLLTPDLQLYFRDIYDHMLRINDSMDTYRDLLSSTMESYLSQVSNRLNLVTKGLSVIATLSVPFVVVSGMWGMNFTRIPLAEHPWGFELMLVLQLGIGIGLIALLRWRKWL; encoded by the coding sequence GTGGCCAACGTCGTCACGACCGATCCCCCCGTTCCGCCCCACCCTTCGAGCACGACGGGTGGCGACGCCAGGCTGCCCCGGAGCTTCTACTTCGCCGACGGCCAGCTCCAGCGCGACCTCAGTATCCGCGACCTGGCCGCCGCCTACCGCAATCCCCACGGCACGCTGTGGGTGCACATCGACATCGGAAGCCGCCAGCAGGTGGCCCTGCTCGAAAAGGTGTTCGGGTTCCACCCGCTGCCCATCGAAGACGTGCTCAATCCGCTGAGCCGTCCAAAGGTGGACCCCTACGACACGTTCCTGTTCGTCACGTTGCGCGCGGTGCGCTTTCACGACGCGACGGACGACCCGTACGACCTCGAAACCACGAATCTCTACTTCTTCATCGGCGCGAACTTTCTGGTGACCGCCCAGGCGGGCCCGTCGCCGCCAGTGGATCAGGTGGCCGAACTGAGCCTGCGCACGGCGGATCTCGTCGCGCGCGGCCCCGCCCGACTCGCACACCAGATCATGGACGTCGCCGTCGACGCCTTCTTCCCGATCCTCGAGCGAGTCGACGAGTTCCTCGACTCGCTGGAGGAGCGCGTCTTTGCGTCGTTCGACGAGGACGCCCTGCGCGACATCTTTGCGGTCAAGCGCATGGTGCTCTCGCTCAGGCGATACCTCGCGCCACAGCGCGAAATCTTCAACGTGCTCTCGAATCGGCCGTCGACGCTGCTGACGCCGGACCTCCAGCTCTACTTCCGGGATATCTACGACCACATGCTGCGTATCAACGACTCGATGGACACCTATCGGGATCTGCTGAGCAGCACGATGGAGTCGTACCTCTCGCAGGTGTCGAACCGGCTCAACCTCGTGACGAAGGGCCTGAGCGTCATCGCGACGCTCAGCGTCCCGTTCGTGGTGGTCAGCGGCATGTGGGGCATGAACTTCACGCGCATTCCGCTCGCCGAGCATCCGTGGGGCTTCGAGTTGATGCTGGTGCTCCAGCTCGGGATCGGCATCGGCCTGATCGCGCTGCTGCGCTGGCGAAAATGGCTCTGA